CGTCATGATACTAAAAGCAAATCCCCGCTTTTTAATGAACCACTGTGCGACAAGTGTATTTGGTATTAAGGTCATACTCCCCTGTCCTAGAAGGCGAATCAGAAAAAAGCCAATCGCAAGCATCCAAATACTCGAAATTATACTATTAAAGAAGCATGCTAACGCAAAAAGTGTTCCAACCGTTACCATCATAATGCGTTGGCCAAATCGATCAATAAATCGACCGACAAACATCATAATTAGACCTGCACATAAGGTTGCAGCAGAATATACACCCGATACTTGGGATCTACTCCAGCCAAAATCATTGATATATTGATCTATAAAAGCTGAGTTGGAATACGTTTGACCAGGTCCGGAAAAAAAGATTCCTAACCCTGCGATAAAAACGATCATCCAGCCATAATAAAACTGTTTTACTAATTTCATTACTACTTTTTCTCCCCCTTATTTCTTTTTTATAATTGATACATTAAGATGCCTGCTCTTGTTTAGATGGTTTTTTTGCGTTTAGAGCACAGAAAAAACCAATTACCGGAAAAAGTATTGCCATAAATAATACAGGCGTATAGCTGTGAAAGATATCATACCCAGTACCAAATGGAAGTGGACCAAATGCTGATCCCAATACCCCCATTGTTACACCTATGCCATTAATACTTCCAATATATTTGCGACCAAAATAATTTGGCCAAATAACATTTAAACCGATTCGTTCAAAACCATTCGCAATACCCCATAACGCCCCAAAAAGTATTGCCACGGCTACATTTGTCATTACTAATAATAATAACAATAATAAAATTTCTATAATAAATATACATACTAATAAATAATTCGTCTGTATTCTTTCTGTAATAAAACCAGATACAAGTGACATAGGAATACCTACGATGGCCATTAAACTAAGTACAGTTGCAGCAATTTCTGGTGACAAATCGTTCGTAGCAAAAATCGAGAAAAGATGAAAGGTGATTCCTGTATTAATCATCGCTGGAATACCTACACAGACTAAAATAAGCCAAAATGTCCTCGTTTTACGAGCTTCTTTTAGTGTCCAATCCTCTTCAGCAATAGTAGGAATTATTGCACCTAATATAGGCTGTTTCTTCTTGGATGCTAACCCATCTGGAACAAGTCCTATATCTTCTGGTTTATTACGCACTCCAAACAAAGCGATTGGTACGAAAATAACTAGTAATGCAACTCCCCAAAAGCGCCAAGCAAACTGCCAGTCAAATGTTTGAATTAACCATGTGTTGATAATTGGAAAAAGCGTTGCACTTGCAAAACCACCCAATGTCATAATACTAAAAGCAAAGCCTCGTTTTTTTATAAACCATTGTGCAACAAGCGTATTCGGTATGAGTGACATACTTCCCTGCCCTAGAAGACGAATCAGAAAAAAGCCAATCGCAAGCATCCAAATACTTGAAACCATGCTGTTAAAAAAACAAGCTAACGCAAAAAGCGTTCCAACCGTTACCATCATAATGCGTTGGCCAAATCGATCAATAAATCGACCGACAAACATCATAATTAGACCTGCACATAAGGTTGCAGCAGAATACACACCCGATACTTGGGATCTACTCCAGCCAAAATCATTAATATATTGATCTATAAAAGCTGAATTGGAATAAGTTTGACCAGGTCCAGAAAAAAAGATTCCTAAACCTGCGATAAAAACGATCATCCAGCCATAATAAAAATTACTACCTATTTTTTTAAAAGTCATCCGGCTAATCCTCCATTATTTATAGTAGTTCATGAGCAGATTCAAGCGTGGAAGAAAAGAACGAAGAGGAAATAAGATATATCTTATCACTATTTTATTTGCAATGAAAGCGTTTATAGATTTACTAAAGGTCAAAAAAAATCCCCTTTTACTGTAGTAAAAGAGAATTACTGTCTTTTCTTCTAATTTGATCAACAGATTGAAAAGCTTCTTCAAAATAATCAGCTGCTACTTTATATTTGCGCTCTTTGTAGTAATATTCACCCATTTTTTTGAGGTATAAACCATATTCTATATATAACTCCCGCTCCTTCAAGAAGGGTAATACTTCTTTTTGCATTAACGTTTCAAATGACGGTGTAAAACCATAAATTAAATACTTATAAACTTTAATTTCATAAACTAGAACAGACTTGTTTGTCTTCATTTTCTTAGCCATATTAACCGCTCTCTCATACCAAATGATCGCTTGATCAAGATCATTTTGATCAACATATTCTTTCATTAAATTGATAGTGGCTACTAATTCTTCTTGACTTAATGTATTTTTTACAAGCTGATAACTTTGATTAAAACAATGCAATGCTTGTACTGGCTGTAGTTTTCTCTTGTACAATACGCCTAAATAATGCTGACATTCCGCTAGCAAACCCTGTTCATCTTGTTCATCTGCTATTGTGATCGCCAATTGAAAACTTTTCTTTGATTTTTCTATCTCTCTCATTCGTTGATAACCTATCCCGGTTAATATATGGCACTTAGCACAATTTTTTAGTAAATAGTTATTCCGATAATATTTTAATGCTTTATTAGCATATGTCATAGCATGGTAAGTGAAATACAAATCCGTTGTTACTTTTGCTATTCTATAATACAAATCATGTAATTCATATTGATAATTATGTATTTCTGACTTAATTAATTTTTCAGCATTTTGGAATTTTTCTAAACCTAAACTGTAAGCGGAATTTTCTATGTGGAAACAGCCAGAAAATTTATTCCAATAATAAAATTCTAATTCACTAAGTGAGTGCTCATACCTCGCTAATTTTTCATACTGTATTTTTGCATTTTCAATTTGGTTAGTTAAAAGGTAAAACTGTAGCGTGTGTAACTCGACTAAGCAATACAAATCAGAGTCAATTACCTTTTCAAATTCTTCACTTATTTGCTGATAGGTTTTATGAGCAGTCGCAAGGTTTCCATATAATAATTCTGTAAACCATCTATTACAAACAATTAGTATTTGTTCATCATCTGTACATACTGGTTTGATTTGTAATTTATCACATATCAGTTTTATTGCCTCTATATTTGGCGCGGCTGTATTATGCTCAATTTTTGATAAATAAGAAACAGAAACAATGCCATTAGCTAATTCTTCCTGTGTCATTTTTGCTTTAATACGGTAGTACTTTATTTTTTTCCCTATGCCGGTTGCCATTATACAAAATCCCCCATCACACTTTCATTAATTATTTCTATAGATGAAACATGCATTACTTTATTATAACGTATTACACTAGCGTTTCGTTTCAATATCATTTAAATTTTTATTCTATCTGTCATTTTAGTCCGTTCAGCCTGTCGATGCAAAATTTTCAAGTTTAAAAAGTTGAATTTCTTCTATTAATAATTAGGTTATTACATATTATTGCCACGGAGTTGACTTACAGGCTTAAATCGCTTAAGCTTAGCTTTGATTATGTTTTTTCTGGAGGAATAATAAATATATGTTACAAGCCACGAATGTTAGTTTACGTTTTGGAGATAAAAAGTTATTTGAAGATGTTAATATCAAGTTCACACCTGGCAATTGTTATGGGTTAATTGGAGCAAATGGAGCTGGAAAGTCAACTTTTCTAAAAGTTCTTTCTGGTGAAGTAGAGGCACAAAGTGGGCACGTATCCCTTGGCAAAGATGAACGTTTAGCTGTCTTACAACAAGATCACTTCGCTTATGAATCACAAGAAGTTTTGCAAACAGTTGTCATGGGACATACGCGTTTATATGAAGTAATGCAAGAGAAAGACGCCGTTTATGCAAAAGCTGACTTTACTGAAGAAGATGGCATGCGCGCTGCTGAATTAGAAGGTGAATTCGCGGAATTAAATGGGTGGGAAGCAGAATCTGATGCTGCAGTCTTATTAAAAGGTTTAGGTGTTAGTGAAAAACTTCATGATAAGAAAATGGAGGAACTTAGTGGTTCTGACAAAGTAAAAGTGTTGTTAGCACAAGCACTATTCGGTTCACCTGACATTTTGTTATTAGATGAGCCTACCAACCACTTGGATATTACTGCAATTCATTGGTTAGAAGAATTCTTGATCAACTTTGAGAATACCGTTATTGTTGTTTCCCATGACCGTCACTTCTTAAACAAAGTATGTACACATATTGCTGATGTTGATTTTGGGAAAATTCAACTTTATATCGGAAACTATGACTTTTGGTATGAATCAAGTCAATTAGCTTTACAAATGTCTCAAGATAATAATAAGAAAAAAGAAGAAAAAATAAAAGAATTACAAAACTTTGTTGCGCGTTTTAGTGCAAATGCTTCTAAATCTAAACAGGCTACTTCTCGTAAGAAGATGCTTGATAATATTTCATTAGAAGATATTAAACCATCATCTAGAAAGTATCCTTATGTGATGTTCACACCTGATCGTGAGATGGGAAATGATTTTCTACGCGTGGAAGGTCTCTCAAAAACGATTGACGGTAAAAAGGTACTAGATAATGTGAGTTTTACGTTAAATCGTGATGATAAAGTTGCATTTGTTGGAAGAGATGAGTTAGCGAAGACCGTCCTTTTCCAAATAATTATGGGAGAAGTAGAGCCTGATGAAGGAACTTATACTTGGGGCGTCACAACTTCTCAATCATATTTCCCTAAAGATAATAGTGAATTCTTTGAAGGTAATGACATGCCACTTGTTGACTGGTTACGTCAATATGCACCGCCAGAAGATCAAACGGAGACATTCTTACGTGGTTTCCTTGGAAGAATGTTATTCTCTGGAGAAGAAGCATTGAAAAGAGCAAATGTTTTATCTGGTGGAGAGAAAGTACGTTGTATGTTATCTAAAATGATGCTTTCACATGCTAATGTGCTTATCTTAGATGAACCAACAAACCACTTAGATTTAGAGTCGATTACTTCTTTAAACAACGGCTTAATCAAATTTAAAGGTTCATTATTGTTCACGTCTCATGACCAACAATTTGTTAACAGTATTGCAAATCGCTTAATTGAGATTACACCTACTGGCATTGTTGATAAGGAAATGAGCTATGATGAGTATGTATTAGATAAAAAATTACAAAAACAAATTAGTGAAATGTACGCATAATAACAAGGTTAAAATCCCACTTTAAATAAAGTGGGATTTTTTATTTGTGAACCTTTTGTGAACTGTTGAACTTACCTATTGTGATTTATTACACATAGTTGTACAATAAGTTTACAAACATTTCATTGCATAGTTTTTAACTTAATGTGAAATAATGAACCTAATGGAGGATGATAAAAATGAAAATAGCAGTTATCGGTTGTACACATGCAGGAACAGCAGCTATAACAAATATTTTAAATCTATATCCAGAAGCAGAAATTGAAGTTTTCGAAAAAAATGATAATGTTTCCTTTCTATCTTGTGGTATTGCCTTGTATGTTGGAGGTGTTGTAAATGATGCAGCTGGATTATTCTATGCATCCGTTGATCAATTTGAAAAAAACGGTGTGAAAATGCACATGCAACATGAGGTAATCAATTGCGATATTAACGGAAAGAAAATAGAAGCAAAAGATCTAAAAACAGGTAAAACTACTAACCATACTTTTGATAAAATTATTGTCACAACAGGTTCATGGCCAATAACACCACCAATACCTGGTGGGGATTTAAACAATGTTGTCCTATGTAAAAATTATGACCATGCAAAAGAGATTATTCGACGTTCTGAATCCGTTAAAAAAGTTGTCGTTGTAGGTGCAGGTTATATCGGTGTTGAACTTGTTGAAGCTTTTGAAGAAAATGAGAAAGAAGTCACATTAATTGATAGTGAAGATCGAATTTTAAATCGTTATTTAGATGAAAAGTTCACTACACCTGTAGAAAATTCATTTAAAGAAAAAGGCGTTAATTTAGCATTAGGTCAAACCGTTTCTGCATTTGAAGGTAAAGAAACAGTTGAGAAGGTTATTACAGATAAAGGTGAATATGAAGCTGATCTGGTTGTTATGTGTATTGGTTTCCGACCAAATACAGGATTAGTAAAAGATCAACTCAACACACTGGGTAATGGAGCTATTATTGTTGATGCGTATATGCAAACAAGTGTGAAAGATGTCTATGCTGCAGGAGATTGTTGTGCAGTTCAATATAACCCAACAAAAGAGCCTGCATATATTCCTTTAGCTACTAATGCAGTTCGTATGGGGACGCTAGTTGCACACAACTTAGTTCAACCAACTTTAGCACATCCAGGAACACAGGGAACATCTGGCTTAAAGATTTACAATCACAACATTGCTTCAACTGGTTTAACCGTTTCTGCGGGTGAAGCATCTGGTTTAGCTGTTGGTAGTGCATATATTGAAGATACGTATCGCCCAGATTTCATGCCAGATAATGATGTTATTAAGTTACAACTGGTTTATGAATTAGAAACACACCGTGTTGTCGGTGCACAAGTTATATCAGATGCTGACTTTACTCAAGCAATCAATACAATAAGTATTGCGATCGCAAATGATATGACGATAGAACAACTAGCTTTAACAGACTTTTTCTTCCAACCACATTATAATAAGCCGATAAACTTCTTAAATCAAGTAGCCTTAGAAGCAATGGCACAGGAAACAAAAAAGAATAAAGAAGCGCTAGTAGAAGCTTAAAAAACACGCTCTCCTATAATAGGGGAGCGTGTTTTTTGCATTGTATTATAAATTACTGGATATTTCTATTGTTTGATTTTGAAACAATTTTTCGATTCTGATCAATAACCGCCTGTCCACGATTCAGTATATATTCATACTTCTTATTCCAAAACCTGAGAGAAATCCAGTACAATATGACTGTAATAGCAAGGTTTAGTATAGATATCGGCCAAAACAATTCAGATATGATACCACCTTCATATGCTAGGCCTATTGGTGAAAATATTACATACACTTCTATAATTGACATGATAAGCAATATGGAAACAGGAATGGCGTGTCTCCATGGCACTAACTTTTCAGTTGTGTATCCTATGCTCTGATATTGATTTGGCTTATTTAGTGGTTTTACTTTTCGCATTACTAACATAAACGCGACTTCAATCACTAACAGTATTCCGTATACATGAATATAATTCACACCTGATTCAAAATTCAATATCTGTTTCGTTCCCCAAACAAGAAAATAATACGCAAATATGTGGAATATGATCACAATTTTTGCTGCAATTGCTGGGATTTTTTTTGAGATAATTCCCATGATCATAATTACTAATATTGGAATATTAAAGAATCCTGTAAATTGACGAATTAAATTCCATAGACCATCTGGTGCATACATTAAAAATGGTGCCACAAAAAATGATACAAGGGCAATAAAAATACCGAAAATTTTACTAACCTTAATTAATTTCTCATCACTGGCATTTGGATCAAATTTTGGTTTATAAAAATCTAAAACAAATAATGTGGCCACACTATTTAATAATGAGTTAAATGAACTTAATACAGCACCCAATAGTACTGCCAAGAAAAATCCCATTAGCCAAACTGGTAATAGTTCACTAATTAATGTTGGATAGCTTAAGTCACCGTTTGAAATACTATCTCCATATAAATGAAACGCAATAACACCAGGTATCATCATAAATATCGGCACTAATAACTTTAAATAACCGGTAAACAATACACCCTTCTGCCCTTCTTTTAAGTTGCTCGCACCTAATATACGTTGAATGACGTATTGATTTAGTGCCCAATAAAAGAGGTTAGCAAAGATAATCCCAGTAAAAATAGATAAAAATGGCACTGAATCATTCGAATCACCAATTGCATTTAATTTCTCTGGATTAGTTGTCGCTACTTCTTTCATTCCCGTTAGTATGTCCCCGTTTCCCAGGGTAATAAAACCAAGTATAGGTACTAAGAAACCAATGAATACTAACCCTATACCGTTAATTGTATCTGAAACAGCTACCGCTCGAAGTCCACCAAATATAGCGTATATTGCGCCAATAATTCCTACAATCCATATCACAAGCCATAAAGATTGTGTATAAGAAAGGTTAAGTAAACTTGGGACATCAAACAACCTTAGAACCGCTAGACCACCTGAGTAAAGCATAGATGGGATAGTCACACACATATAACCTAACAGAAAAAGTAGTACTGTCATTCGCCGAACATCTTCATCGTAACGTGTATTTAGAAATTCTGGTATAGTTGATATGCCAATTCCAAGAAATTTCGGTAACAAAAAAATCGCCATAATGATTGCTGCGATTCCTGCCGTTACTTCCCAGGCCATACCAGACATGTTGCCTGTAAAAGATTGTCCATTAAGACCTATCAATTGTTCTGCTGATAAATTAGTTAATAACAAAGATCCTGCAATGAACACACCTGTTAATCCTCGTCCTGCTAAAAAGTATTCATTTACACTACTCGTCCTACCTCTTGTTAATCGATAAGAAACGAATGCTACTAAAGCCATAAAAAATGTACAAGACAGTAAGATAAAAAGAACGCTTTCCATTGTTAATCATCCCCATATTCTTGAATTTTTTGTATGAATTTTATATACCCGCTTCTTTATAAATTAAACAACAGTTTTCTGAATAAACAGTTTATTATAGGTAGTATATGTTTTAAAAATAATAACATTCCAATACCCGCTTTAGCTAATCCTTACACATAGGTTGTCAAAAAAAATACAGATATACTATACTTAAAAGTCAATGCTTAGTACTTATTCTTTTTGTGTAAAAGTTGCGTTATTATTAAAAAAAGATGCTACTCACAAGAGTAACATCTTCTATTTAAGCACGAGCTGATTGAATTAATGTTCGAATCGTTTCGTGATCACCTTTGTGTAATAAATCTACAATTCGGCTACCAACTACAACACCATCACAACTTTTGGTCAATTCTTTCACGTGTTCTGGAGTTGATACACCAAATCCCGCCAATACTGGTACCTTACTCATTTCTTGTAACGAAGTTAAATGTGCTGCAAGGTTTTCTTTAAATTCCGTTCGCGCGCCAGTTGTACCAGTAACGGTGACAGCATATAAGAATCCTTCTGTACGTTTAACAATTTCCTCTATTCGCTCTTTCGGACTTGTTAATGCAGCTAACCGAATTAATGCAATATTACTTGATGCAAGCTCTGAGACAACAATTGTTTCTTCTTCTAACGGTAAATCTGGTATGATTAAACCGTCTACACCTGCTTGCTCACATGCTTTCGCAAAATTCGCAATCCCATAAGCATAAATTGGATTAATATACGTCATCAAGACAATAGGAATACTTCGTGTTTGCTTTGTTTCAGCAAGTTTATTCAAGACAGCCCCAAGACTAACACCATTTTCTAATGCACGAATTCCCGCTTCTTGAATGGTAGGACCATCTGCAACTGGATCTGAAAAGGCGATACCTAGTTCCACCACTGTTGCACCACACTCTTCAAGAAAAGCTAGCTGTTCACCCAATTTATCTAATCCGCCATCACCCGCCATGATATAAGGAACAAATGCTTTATCACCATTCTTTAAAACACGTGCAAAGGCTTGATCAATTTTTTGCTTAGGCATTAGCCTCACCTCCAAGTGATTCTCTAATCGTTTCAACATCCTTGTCACCACGACCTGATAAACAAATAACGATTGTTTCTTCTGCTTGCATTTCTTTTGCTAATTTCATTGTATAAGCAATAGCATGTGCACTTTCTAATGCCGGAATAATCCCCTCAGTTCGTGAAAGTAATTGTAAGCCTTCAAGTGCCTCATCATCTGTAATAGACTCATATGTTACACGACCAATTTCTTTAAAATGGCTATGCTCTGGTCCTACGCCAGGATAGTCTAAACCAGCAGAGATAGAATGCGCCTCTTGAATTTGACCATTCGTATCTTGTAATAAGTATGTCATAGTACCATGTAAAATTCCTGCTTGACCATCCGTTAATGTTGCAGCATGCTTGCCTGTTTCTAAGCCAGCTCCTCCAGCTTCAACACCGTATAGCTTAACATCTTGATCATCAACAAATGGATAGAACATACCCATTGCATTACTACCACCACCAATACAAGCTACAATTGCATCTGGAAGTTTCCCTTCTGCTTTTTGAATTTGGCGTCTTGTTTCATCACCAATTACACGTTGGAAATCTCGAACAATTTGCGGGAAAGGGTGCGGTCCAACAACAGAACCAATAATATAATGCGTATCTTCTACATTACTTACCCAATAACGTAATGCCTCATTTACAGCATCCTTTAATGTTCCACTTCCTTGATCAACACTTTCAACACGAGCACCCAGTAGCTCCATTCGAAACACATTTAACTTTTGTCTACGAATATCTTCTTTCCCCATAAAAACAACACATTCTAAACCGAGTAGTGCACAAACAGTTGCTGTTGCAACACCATGCTGTCCAGCACCTGTTTCTGCTACAACCTTTTTCTTTCCCATTCGAACAGTAAGTAATGCCTGTCCAATAGCATTATTAATCTTATGGGCTCCAGTATGGTTTAAATCCTCACGCTTTAAATAAACTTTTGGTCCACCTAATTTTTTAGTAAGTCGTTCTGCATAATATAATGGTGTTTCTCTTCCAATATACTGTTCGAAATAATAATTAATTTCTTCTAAAAAGTTGGGATCCTTCATTGCCTCTTTATAGGCATTCTCTAACTCAATTACAGCTGGCATTAATGTTTCTGGTACAAATCTCCCTCCAAAAGAACCATAATGTCCTGTTTCATTTGGTTGATTATATTCTGCCACATTACTCACCTATCCCTTTTCACCTCATGTATAAAGGCTTTTATTTTTTCGTTATCTTTTGCTCCGTTTGTTTCAACCCCACTTGAAACATCAATTCCTGTAGGATTAACCTCTTCAATAGCTTCTGCGACATTACCTGCATGTAGGCCACCAGCTAATAATACTTTTCCCTCGATAGCTGGTATGTCTTTTACTAACGACCAATTAAACGTTTCCCCATT
The nucleotide sequence above comes from Paraliobacillus zengyii. Encoded proteins:
- a CDS encoding MFS transporter — translated: MTFKKIGSNFYYGWMIVFIAGLGIFFSGPGQTYSNSAFIDQYINDFGWSRSQVSGVYSAATLCAGLIMMFVGRFIDRFGQRIMMVTVGTLFALACFFNSMVSSIWMLAIGFFLIRLLGQGSMSLIPNTLVAQWFIKKRGFAFSIMTLGGFASATLFPIINTWLIQTFDWQFAWRFWGVALLVIFVPIALFGVRNKPEDIGLVPDGLASKKKQPILGAIIPTIAEEDWTLKEARKTRTFWLILVCVGIPAMINTGITFHLFSIFATNDLSPEIAATVLSLMAIVGIPMSLVSGFITERIQTNYLLVCIFIIEILLLLLLLVMTNVAVAILFGALWGIANGFERIGLNVIWPNYFGRKYIGSINGIGVTMGVLGSAFGPLPFGTGYDIFHSYTPVLFMAILFPVIGFFCALNAKKPSKQEQAS
- a CDS encoding helix-turn-helix domain-containing protein; translated protein: MATGIGKKIKYYRIKAKMTQEELANGIVSVSYLSKIEHNTAAPNIEAIKLICDKLQIKPVCTDDEQILIVCNRWFTELLYGNLATAHKTYQQISEEFEKVIDSDLYCLVELHTLQFYLLTNQIENAKIQYEKLARYEHSLSELEFYYWNKFSGCFHIENSAYSLGLEKFQNAEKLIKSEIHNYQYELHDLYYRIAKVTTDLYFTYHAMTYANKALKYYRNNYLLKNCAKCHILTGIGYQRMREIEKSKKSFQLAITIADEQDEQGLLAECQHYLGVLYKRKLQPVQALHCFNQSYQLVKNTLSQEELVATINLMKEYVDQNDLDQAIIWYERAVNMAKKMKTNKSVLVYEIKVYKYLIYGFTPSFETLMQKEVLPFLKERELYIEYGLYLKKMGEYYYKERKYKVAADYFEEAFQSVDQIRRKDSNSLLLQ
- a CDS encoding ABC-F family ATP-binding cassette domain-containing protein; this translates as MLQATNVSLRFGDKKLFEDVNIKFTPGNCYGLIGANGAGKSTFLKVLSGEVEAQSGHVSLGKDERLAVLQQDHFAYESQEVLQTVVMGHTRLYEVMQEKDAVYAKADFTEEDGMRAAELEGEFAELNGWEAESDAAVLLKGLGVSEKLHDKKMEELSGSDKVKVLLAQALFGSPDILLLDEPTNHLDITAIHWLEEFLINFENTVIVVSHDRHFLNKVCTHIADVDFGKIQLYIGNYDFWYESSQLALQMSQDNNKKKEEKIKELQNFVARFSANASKSKQATSRKKMLDNISLEDIKPSSRKYPYVMFTPDREMGNDFLRVEGLSKTIDGKKVLDNVSFTLNRDDKVAFVGRDELAKTVLFQIIMGEVEPDEGTYTWGVTTSQSYFPKDNSEFFEGNDMPLVDWLRQYAPPEDQTETFLRGFLGRMLFSGEEALKRANVLSGGEKVRCMLSKMMLSHANVLILDEPTNHLDLESITSLNNGLIKFKGSLLFTSHDQQFVNSIANRLIEITPTGIVDKEMSYDEYVLDKKLQKQISEMYA
- a CDS encoding FAD-dependent oxidoreductase, encoding MKIAVIGCTHAGTAAITNILNLYPEAEIEVFEKNDNVSFLSCGIALYVGGVVNDAAGLFYASVDQFEKNGVKMHMQHEVINCDINGKKIEAKDLKTGKTTNHTFDKIIVTTGSWPITPPIPGGDLNNVVLCKNYDHAKEIIRRSESVKKVVVVGAGYIGVELVEAFEENEKEVTLIDSEDRILNRYLDEKFTTPVENSFKEKGVNLALGQTVSAFEGKETVEKVITDKGEYEADLVVMCIGFRPNTGLVKDQLNTLGNGAIIVDAYMQTSVKDVYAAGDCCAVQYNPTKEPAYIPLATNAVRMGTLVAHNLVQPTLAHPGTQGTSGLKIYNHNIASTGLTVSAGEASGLAVGSAYIEDTYRPDFMPDNDVIKLQLVYELETHRVVGAQVISDADFTQAINTISIAIANDMTIEQLALTDFFFQPHYNKPINFLNQVALEAMAQETKKNKEALVEA
- a CDS encoding solute:sodium symporter family transporter: MESVLFILLSCTFFMALVAFVSYRLTRGRTSSVNEYFLAGRGLTGVFIAGSLLLTNLSAEQLIGLNGQSFTGNMSGMAWEVTAGIAAIIMAIFLLPKFLGIGISTIPEFLNTRYDEDVRRMTVLLFLLGYMCVTIPSMLYSGGLAVLRLFDVPSLLNLSYTQSLWLVIWIVGIIGAIYAIFGGLRAVAVSDTINGIGLVFIGFLVPILGFITLGNGDILTGMKEVATTNPEKLNAIGDSNDSVPFLSIFTGIIFANLFYWALNQYVIQRILGASNLKEGQKGVLFTGYLKLLVPIFMMIPGVIAFHLYGDSISNGDLSYPTLISELLPVWLMGFFLAVLLGAVLSSFNSLLNSVATLFVLDFYKPKFDPNASDEKLIKVSKIFGIFIALVSFFVAPFLMYAPDGLWNLIRQFTGFFNIPILVIMIMGIISKKIPAIAAKIVIIFHIFAYYFLVWGTKQILNFESGVNYIHVYGILLVIEVAFMLVMRKVKPLNKPNQYQSIGYTTEKLVPWRHAIPVSILLIMSIIEVYVIFSPIGLAYEGGIISELFWPISILNLAITVILYWISLRFWNKKYEYILNRGQAVIDQNRKIVSKSNNRNIQ
- the trpA gene encoding tryptophan synthase subunit alpha — encoded protein: MPKQKIDQAFARVLKNGDKAFVPYIMAGDGGLDKLGEQLAFLEECGATVVELGIAFSDPVADGPTIQEAGIRALENGVSLGAVLNKLAETKQTRSIPIVLMTYINPIYAYGIANFAKACEQAGVDGLIIPDLPLEEETIVVSELASSNIALIRLAALTSPKERIEEIVKRTEGFLYAVTVTGTTGARTEFKENLAAHLTSLQEMSKVPVLAGFGVSTPEHVKELTKSCDGVVVGSRIVDLLHKGDHETIRTLIQSARA
- the trpB gene encoding tryptophan synthase subunit beta: MAEYNQPNETGHYGSFGGRFVPETLMPAVIELENAYKEAMKDPNFLEEINYYFEQYIGRETPLYYAERLTKKLGGPKVYLKREDLNHTGAHKINNAIGQALLTVRMGKKKVVAETGAGQHGVATATVCALLGLECVVFMGKEDIRRQKLNVFRMELLGARVESVDQGSGTLKDAVNEALRYWVSNVEDTHYIIGSVVGPHPFPQIVRDFQRVIGDETRRQIQKAEGKLPDAIVACIGGGSNAMGMFYPFVDDQDVKLYGVEAGGAGLETGKHAATLTDGQAGILHGTMTYLLQDTNGQIQEAHSISAGLDYPGVGPEHSHFKEIGRVTYESITDDEALEGLQLLSRTEGIIPALESAHAIAYTMKLAKEMQAEETIVICLSGRGDKDVETIRESLGGEANA